The following proteins are encoded in a genomic region of Zea mays cultivar B73 chromosome 9, Zm-B73-REFERENCE-NAM-5.0, whole genome shotgun sequence:
- the LOC100193756 gene encoding growth regulator, whose product MEGVSSSAAGGSSSAAAVQGGRGREPGPGRVGATNIGRLRQGKQQHATRPGVGAISVTSWHLRVFAAVVALMGCLLLAASLAMSALHQVQFRNAAISRNFRGLQELKQSIVRREPVEQIMHARLLQMATSALTKNGSESEDFALWEEPYKQARKWKPCAAKHSLADEDPDDETNNGFVLVSANGGLNQQRVAVCNAVVVAALLNATLVVPRFLYSSVWKDTSQFGDIYQEDYFVKYMKNDVRIVKELPARLRSLDLEAIGSQITDMEISKEADPSEFVKSILPILEQNGVVHFLGFGNRLGFDSVPVHLQRLRCRCNFHALKFVPELQRAGSVLVQRLRQVGGMQTEMDKQLFGNNMLDQAFAEKDDGADTGTGTATPNRYLALHMRFEEDMVAYSLCEFGGGEEERRELQAYRETHFPTLALRSRNTTVSPEEQRSLGRCPLTPEEAGLVLSALGYDRRTFIYVAGSQIYGGTPRLRPLTRLYPNLVTKEDTLTADELAPFKNFSSRLAALDFIACASADVFAVTDSGSQLSSLVSGYRIYHGRGRAPTLHPNRKRYAQVLSEEGSIAWGGFQKRVRQMVDEYKRVSPRPRGRSVYRQPRTPGCMCRAGGDGSVHF is encoded by the exons ATGGAGGGTGTTTCGTCGTCTGCCGCCGGAGGTTCTTCTTCGGCAGCAGCGGTgcagggcggccggggccgggagcCCGGGCCCGGGAGGGTGGGCGCGACCAACATCGGCAGGCTGCGGCAGGGGAAGCAGCAGCACGCCACGAGGCCCGGCGTCGGGGCCATTAGCGTCACGTCCTGGCACCTCCGGGTGTTCGCGGCCGTCGTCGCCCTCATGGGCTGCCTCCTGCTCGCCGCCTCCCTCGCCATGTCCGCGCTCCACCAGGTACAGTTCAGGAACGCCGCCATCTCCAGGAACTTCAGGGGCCTCCAG GAGCTTAAGCAAAGCATCGTGAGGAGGGAACCAGTGGAGCAGATCATGCATGCAAGGCTTCTGCAAATGGCCACTTCAGCTCTCACAAAG AACGGCTCTGAATCCGAGGATTTCGCGCTATGGGAAGAGCCCTACAAGCAAGCGCGGAAATGGAAGCCCTGCGCTGCGAAGCATAGCTTGGCTGACGAAG ACCCTGATGATGAGACCAACAACGGTTTCGTGCTGGTCAGCGCAAACGGTGGCCTGAACCAGCAGCGTGTCGCT GTGTGCAATGCTGTTGTCGTCGCCGCTCTGCTCAATGCCACGCTAGTAGTCCCACGGTTCCTCTACAGCAGCGTGTGGAAGGACACAAG TCAGTTTGGCGACATCTACCAGGAAGACTACTTCGTGAAGTACATGAAGAACGATGTCCGAATCGTGAAAGAACTGCCAGCCCGCCTTCGGTCGCTGGACCTCGAAGCAATCGGCAGCCAG ATCACTGACATGGAGATCTCGAAAGAGGCCGATCCATCTGAGTTCGTCAAATCGATCCTCCCAATCCTTGAGCAAAACGGCGTCGTTCACTTCCTCGGGTTCGGAAACCGGCTGGGCTTCGACTCGGTACCTGTTCATCTGCAG AGGCTGAGGTGCAGATGCAACTTCCACGCTCTCAAGTTCGTCCCAGAGCTCCAGCGAGCAGGCTCCGTGCTGGTCCAGCGGCTGCGCCAGGTGGGTGGGATGCAGACCGAGATGGACAAGCAGCTGTTCGGCAACAACATGCTCGACCAGGCCTTCGCCGAGAAGGACGACGGCGCCGACACCGGCACCGGCACCGCCACGCCCAACAGGTACCTCGCCCTCCATATGAGgttcgaggaggacatggtggcctACTCGCTGTGCGAATtcggcggcggcgaggaggagAGGAGGGAACTGCAGGCCTACAGGGAGACCCACTTCCCCACACTCGCGCTGCGCTCCCGGAACAC CACGGTTTCGCCGGAGGAGCAGCGTAGCCTGGGGAGGTGCCCGCTGACGCCGGAGGAAGCGGGTCTCGTCCTCTCCGCGCTCGGCTACGACCGCCGGACGTTTATCTACGTGGCCGGGTCGCAGATATACGGCGGCACGCCACGGCTGCGGCCCCTGACGCGGCTGTACCCGAATCTGGTCACCAAGGAGGATaccctcaccgccgacgagctgGCCCCGTTCAAGAATTTCTCTTCACGG CTTGCGGCCTTGGACTTCATCGCGTGCGCCTCGGCGGACGTGTTCGCGGTGACGGACTCCGGCAGCCAGCTGTCGTCGCTGGTGTCCGGGTACCGCATCTACCACGGCAGGGGCCGCGCGCCGACGCTGCACCCGAACCGGAAGCGCTACgcgcaggtgctttccgaggAAGGGAGCATTGCGTGGGGCGGGTTCCAGAAGAGGGTGAGGCAGATGGTGGACGAGTACAAGCGGGTGAGCCCGCGCCCGAGGGGCCGGAGCGTCTACAGGCAGCCGAGGACGCCGGGGTGCATGTGCAGggccggcggcgacggcagcgtcCACTTCTGA